The proteins below come from a single Afipia felis ATCC 53690 genomic window:
- a CDS encoding transglycosylase domain-containing protein, giving the protein MRKIVPSEWMQRIRNFFLDLDSRFDSTLFSSGRGLRELYERYSAFMDRFYVGRWKRWVFIEPLSEMATIGLAGGILMLALAIPSFRETSDEDWLKKSDLAVTFLDRYNNPIGSRGIKHNDSIPLEDFPDSLIKATLATEDRRFYDHFGIDVAGTLRALVTNAQAGGVRQGGSSITQQLAKNLFLSNERTIERKINEAFLALWLESRLTKNEILKLYLDRAYMGGGTFGVDGAAHFYFNKSARDVNLAESAMLAGLFKAPTKYAPHINLPAARARANVVLDNLVDAGFMTEGQVFGARRNPASVVDRRDENSPNYFLDYAFDEVKKLVATFPKSYTERVFVVRTTIDMKVQKAAEDTVEDQLRQFGRDYHATQAAAVIADLDGGVRAMVGGRDYGASQFNRATDAMRQPGSSFKPYVYTTALLNGFKPTSIVVDGPVCIGNWCPQNYGRSYSGSITLTQALTHSINVIPVKLSIALGGKAGPKAGRAKIVETARKFGIVTPLPDTPSLPIGADEVNVLEHTVAYATFPNRGKVVAPHAILEVRTGAGDLVWRYDRDGPQPRQIIPPSVASDMAMMMSHVVSEGTARRAQLDGIPAAGKTGTTNAYRDAWFVGYTGNFVGGVWYGNDDYSSTNRMTGGSLPAKTWHDIMEVAHQGIEIKELTGVGAGQKLPKGSVASVTAAPKILDVGAGPPPTLTRRGVNTLVHIEKEMDETAKTVPVGKTSINDRAPPAPRAALPFPDSFASANDATASTPPKK; this is encoded by the coding sequence GTGCGCAAGATCGTACCCAGCGAGTGGATGCAACGGATCCGGAATTTCTTTCTGGATCTCGATTCACGTTTCGATTCCACGCTGTTCTCCTCGGGCCGCGGCCTGCGCGAACTCTATGAGCGCTATTCGGCGTTCATGGATCGCTTCTATGTCGGGCGCTGGAAGCGCTGGGTGTTCATCGAGCCTTTGTCGGAGATGGCGACCATCGGCTTGGCCGGCGGCATCCTGATGCTGGCGCTCGCCATCCCCTCTTTCCGCGAGACCTCCGACGAGGACTGGCTGAAGAAGTCGGATTTGGCGGTGACCTTCCTCGACCGCTACAATAATCCGATCGGCAGCCGCGGCATCAAGCACAACGACTCGATCCCGCTCGAGGACTTCCCCGACAGCCTGATCAAGGCGACGCTCGCGACCGAAGACCGCCGCTTCTATGATCATTTCGGCATCGACGTCGCGGGCACGCTGCGCGCGCTCGTTACCAACGCGCAGGCCGGCGGCGTGCGCCAGGGCGGCTCCTCGATCACCCAGCAGCTTGCGAAAAACCTGTTCCTGTCAAACGAGCGCACCATCGAGCGCAAGATCAACGAGGCGTTTCTCGCGCTCTGGCTGGAATCGCGCCTCACCAAAAACGAGATTCTCAAGCTCTATCTCGACCGCGCCTATATGGGCGGCGGCACATTCGGCGTCGACGGCGCGGCGCATTTCTACTTCAACAAGTCGGCGCGCGACGTAAACCTTGCCGAATCCGCGATGCTCGCGGGCCTGTTCAAGGCGCCGACCAAATACGCGCCTCACATCAACCTGCCCGCCGCCCGCGCGCGCGCCAACGTCGTACTCGACAACCTTGTGGACGCGGGCTTCATGACCGAAGGCCAGGTGTTCGGTGCGCGGCGCAATCCGGCCTCCGTGGTCGACCGCCGCGACGAGAATTCGCCGAACTACTTCCTCGACTACGCCTTCGACGAGGTGAAGAAGCTCGTCGCCACCTTCCCGAAATCCTACACCGAGCGCGTGTTCGTGGTGCGCACCACCATCGACATGAAGGTGCAGAAGGCGGCCGAAGACACCGTCGAGGATCAGCTCCGCCAGTTCGGCCGCGACTACCACGCGACGCAGGCAGCCGCGGTGATCGCTGACCTCGATGGCGGCGTGCGCGCGATGGTCGGCGGGCGCGACTATGGCGCAAGCCAGTTCAACCGCGCCACCGACGCGATGCGCCAGCCGGGCTCCTCGTTCAAGCCTTACGTCTACACCACCGCGCTGCTGAACGGCTTCAAGCCGACCTCCATCGTGGTGGACGGGCCGGTCTGCATCGGCAACTGGTGCCCGCAAAACTACGGTCGCTCCTATTCCGGCTCGATCACGCTGACGCAGGCGCTGACACACTCGATCAACGTCATCCCGGTGAAGCTGTCGATCGCGCTCGGCGGCAAGGCCGGACCCAAGGCCGGACGCGCCAAGATCGTCGAGACCGCACGCAAGTTCGGCATCGTCACGCCGCTGCCGGACACGCCGTCGCTGCCGATCGGCGCCGACGAAGTCAACGTGCTCGAACACACCGTCGCCTACGCGACCTTCCCCAACCGCGGCAAGGTGGTGGCGCCGCACGCAATCCTCGAAGTGCGCACCGGCGCGGGTGACCTCGTCTGGCGCTATGACCGCGACGGGCCGCAGCCACGCCAGATCATTCCGCCTTCCGTCGCCTCCGACATGGCGATGATGATGAGCCACGTCGTCTCGGAAGGCACCGCACGCCGCGCGCAACTCGACGGCATCCCTGCAGCAGGTAAGACCGGCACCACCAATGCGTATCGCGACGCGTGGTTCGTCGGCTACACCGGCAATTTCGTCGGCGGCGTCTGGTACGGCAACGACGACTATTCCTCGACCAACCGCATGACGGGCGGCTCGCTGCCCGCCAAGACGTGGCACGACATCATGGAAGTCGCGCATCAGGGTATCGAGATCAAGGAATTGACCGGCGTGGGCGCGGGCCAGAAGCTGCCGAAGGGCAGCGTCGCCTCCGTCACCGCCGCGCCGAAGATTCTCGACGTCGGCGCCGGACCGCCACCCACGCTCACACGTCGCGGTGTGAACACCCTTGTTCATATCGAGAAGGAAATGGACGAAACCGCCAAGACCGTGCCGGTCGGCAAGACCTCGATCAACGACCGCGCGCCGCCTGCCCCGCGCGCCGCGCTGCCATTCCCCGACAGCTTCGCCTCCGCGAACGACGCGACGGCATCCACCCCGCCGAAGAAATGA
- a CDS encoding DUF3551 domain-containing protein, whose translation MKILTATFLTAAALGAVLTTTPAEAFDRRICLVGGGYPYPGDCAYDTYAQCRASAAGQQAYCGVNPNFAFAEAAGKRYRPRDGFDTTRFIFGGGLPSNW comes from the coding sequence ATGAAAATCCTGACAGCGACCTTTCTGACAGCGGCAGCGCTCGGCGCGGTGTTGACGACAACGCCGGCCGAAGCATTCGACCGGCGGATCTGCCTGGTCGGCGGCGGCTATCCTTACCCCGGTGATTGCGCCTACGACACATATGCCCAGTGTAGAGCTTCGGCTGCCGGCCAGCAGGCCTATTGCGGCGTCAATCCGAACTTCGCCTTCGCCGAAGCCGCAGGCAAGCGCTACCGGCCGCGCGACGGCTTCGACACCACCCGCTTCATCTTCGGCGGTGGCCTTCCGTCCAACTGGTGA
- a CDS encoding DUF1254 domain-containing protein produces MIRWLFAILGGILLGGVVHLVSVLALPRIASQDAYARLAPMLKLNAVTPLPDATPGTAPMPFMDPAFAAAACKYDLSSGSIKLRVPVSQAYTSVSFYTNEDISYYAINDRSAGRKVIELDLMTPQQKAALPEDEDITAADRLIIESPTKTGLIVMRALAAEPGLMTQAKASLAAASCKVQSEISQPKRR; encoded by the coding sequence ATGATCCGCTGGCTGTTTGCAATCCTCGGCGGCATTCTGCTCGGTGGCGTGGTGCATCTCGTCAGTGTGCTGGCGCTGCCGCGCATCGCTTCGCAGGACGCCTATGCGCGTCTCGCGCCGATGCTGAAGCTCAATGCCGTGACGCCGCTGCCGGACGCCACGCCCGGCACCGCGCCGATGCCGTTCATGGACCCGGCCTTCGCCGCCGCCGCCTGCAAATACGATCTCTCCAGCGGCTCGATCAAGCTGAGGGTGCCGGTGAGCCAGGCCTATACATCGGTGTCGTTCTACACCAACGAGGACATCTCCTATTACGCGATCAACGACCGTTCCGCCGGACGCAAGGTGATCGAGCTCGACCTGATGACGCCGCAGCAGAAGGCAGCGCTGCCCGAGGACGAGGATATCACCGCGGCGGACCGGCTCATCATCGAATCGCCGACCAAAACCGGCCTGATCGTGATGCGCGCGCTCGCCGCCGAACCGGGACTCATGACGCAGGCTAAGGCTTCGCTGGCGGCGGCCAGCTGCAAGGTGCAGTCGGAAATCTCGCAGCCGAAGCGGCGATAA
- a CDS encoding phage portal protein: MFDRLKTLLAAPESKASRTAQVLAFASGGRARWTPRDYAALAREGYLANAVVHRAVRLIAENAAACIYLLYEGARELEAHPLSQLLARPNPRQDGASLFETLYAHMLLSGNAYVEGVALDGDVRELYVLRPDRMKVVPGTDGWAEAYEYTVGGRSVRFDQSAQRVPPILHLTFFHPLDDQYGLAPLEAAAVAVDIHNAAAKWNKALLDNAARPSGALVYAGPEGAVLSDSQFERLKRELTDTYQGAANAGRPLLLEGGLDWKAMSLTPKDMDFLEAKNAAAREIALAFGVPPMLLGIPGDNTYANFQEANRALWRQTILPLASRVGHALAQWLAPQFGNELRLVVDTDRIEALVSDRNALWDRIARAQFLTLNEKREAAGYVPVDGGDRFE; encoded by the coding sequence ATGTTCGATCGTTTGAAAACACTTCTCGCAGCCCCTGAATCTAAAGCGAGCCGTACCGCGCAGGTGCTGGCTTTTGCGTCCGGTGGCCGCGCACGATGGACGCCGCGTGACTACGCGGCGCTCGCACGTGAAGGCTATCTCGCCAACGCAGTGGTGCATCGCGCGGTACGGCTGATCGCGGAGAACGCGGCGGCGTGCATCTATCTTTTGTATGAGGGGGCGCGCGAGCTTGAGGCGCATCCGCTGTCGCAACTGCTGGCGCGACCCAATCCGCGGCAGGACGGCGCGAGCCTGTTCGAGACGCTGTATGCGCACATGCTGCTCTCCGGCAACGCCTATGTCGAAGGCGTGGCGCTGGATGGCGACGTGCGCGAGCTTTATGTGCTGCGGCCCGACCGCATGAAGGTGGTCCCGGGCACGGACGGATGGGCGGAGGCCTACGAATATACTGTCGGCGGCCGCAGCGTGCGGTTCGATCAATCGGCGCAACGCGTGCCGCCGATCCTGCACCTCACATTCTTCCATCCGCTCGACGATCAGTATGGCCTGGCGCCGCTGGAGGCGGCGGCTGTCGCGGTCGATATCCACAACGCCGCGGCAAAATGGAACAAGGCACTGCTCGACAATGCGGCACGGCCGTCGGGTGCGCTGGTCTATGCCGGGCCGGAGGGTGCAGTGCTCTCCGACTCCCAGTTCGAGCGGCTCAAGCGCGAACTCACCGATACCTATCAGGGCGCGGCCAATGCCGGGCGGCCGTTGCTGCTCGAAGGCGGGCTCGACTGGAAGGCGATGTCGCTGACGCCGAAGGACATGGATTTTCTGGAAGCCAAGAACGCAGCCGCGCGCGAAATCGCGCTGGCCTTCGGCGTGCCTCCGATGCTGCTCGGCATTCCCGGCGACAACACCTATGCGAATTTTCAGGAAGCCAACCGCGCGCTGTGGCGGCAGACGATCCTGCCGCTCGCGTCCCGCGTCGGCCATGCGCTGGCGCAGTGGTTGGCGCCGCAGTTCGGCAACGAACTGCGGCTCGTTGTCGACACCGACCGCATCGAGGCGCTGGTTTCTGATCGGAACGCGTTGTGGGATCGCATCGCGCGCGCGCAGTTCCTCACGCTCAACGAAAAGCGCGAGGCGGCGGGCTACGTGCCTGTTGATGGTGGGGATAGATTTGAGTGA
- a CDS encoding phage major capsid protein: MDYDIQDHAPEHKSGIAPAARGEHDQIMQMFEEFKAANDERLASLGRRADVLLEEKVDRINGALDAQMKRIDELALKTARPSLDGSRVSHTDNTAREHKSAFESYVRSGEASALRQIETKAMSAGSSTDGGYLVPSELEREIGERLAAISPIRAIASVREISGGVYKKPFMTAGPATGWVGETDSRTQTTSPTLDALSFPAMELYAMPAATATLLDDSAVNIDDWIASEVELTFAVQEGAAFVNGDGSSKPKGFLQYDTVANASWAWGKLGYVASGNAGAFPASNPSDVLVDTIYALKAGYRQNGSFVMNRKTQAAIRKFKDSGGAYLWQPPAQAGGRASLMTFPLVEAEDMPDIAANSLSIAFGDFKRGYLIVDRLGVRVLRDPYSAKPYVLFYTTKRVGGGVQDFDAIKLVKFAAS; this comes from the coding sequence ATGGATTACGACATTCAAGACCACGCGCCGGAGCATAAATCCGGCATCGCTCCCGCCGCACGCGGCGAGCACGACCAGATCATGCAGATGTTCGAGGAATTCAAGGCGGCGAACGACGAGCGCCTGGCGTCCCTCGGACGCCGTGCCGACGTGCTGCTGGAGGAGAAGGTCGACCGCATCAACGGCGCGCTCGACGCGCAGATGAAACGGATCGACGAACTGGCGCTCAAAACGGCGCGGCCTTCGCTGGACGGCAGCCGCGTGAGCCACACCGACAACACCGCGCGCGAACACAAGAGCGCATTCGAATCCTATGTGCGCTCCGGCGAGGCGTCGGCCTTGCGCCAGATCGAGACCAAGGCGATGTCGGCGGGAAGTAGTACCGATGGCGGCTATCTCGTGCCCTCCGAACTCGAACGCGAGATCGGGGAACGTCTCGCGGCGATTTCGCCGATCCGCGCCATCGCATCCGTGCGCGAGATTTCCGGCGGCGTCTACAAGAAGCCGTTCATGACCGCGGGTCCCGCGACCGGCTGGGTGGGCGAGACGGATTCGCGCACGCAGACCACGTCGCCCACGCTCGACGCGTTGTCGTTTCCCGCCATGGAGCTTTACGCCATGCCGGCGGCGACCGCGACACTGCTCGACGACTCTGCCGTGAACATCGACGACTGGATCGCCTCGGAGGTGGAACTGACCTTCGCGGTGCAGGAAGGCGCGGCCTTCGTCAACGGCGACGGCAGCAGCAAGCCGAAGGGCTTTCTGCAATACGACACAGTGGCGAACGCCTCATGGGCCTGGGGCAAGCTCGGTTATGTCGCGAGCGGCAACGCGGGCGCGTTTCCAGCCAGCAATCCGTCCGACGTGCTGGTCGATACGATTTACGCGCTGAAGGCGGGCTACCGGCAGAACGGCAGCTTCGTGATGAACCGCAAGACGCAGGCCGCGATCCGCAAGTTCAAGGATTCGGGCGGCGCGTATCTGTGGCAGCCGCCGGCACAAGCGGGCGGGCGTGCCTCGCTGATGACGTTCCCGCTGGTGGAAGCGGAGGACATGCCGGACATCGCGGCGAACTCGCTGTCGATCGCGTTCGGCGACTTCAAACGTGGCTACCTGATCGTCGACCGGCTCGGCGTGCGGGTACTACGCGACCCGTATTCCGCAAAACCTTACGTGCTGTTCTACACCACCAAGCGGGTCGGTGGCGGTGTCCAGGACTTCGACGCCATCAAGCTGGTGAAATTCGCGGCAAGCTGA
- a CDS encoding YcgN family cysteine cluster protein encodes MTKPPEKPSDQANSFWKTKTLEQLSNSEWESLCDGCARCCLEKLEDEDTGKIYFTHVSCRLLDANLCACHDYANRSAKVTDCVRLTPENVRTLNWLPPSCAYKLVAEGRDLYWWHPLISGDPNTVHEAGVSVRGRVFGTEDDVDDADLEDHIVRWPALLPKRARLKRRA; translated from the coding sequence ATGACCAAGCCGCCCGAGAAGCCGTCCGACCAGGCCAATTCCTTTTGGAAAACCAAAACCTTGGAGCAGCTTTCTAACTCCGAGTGGGAAAGCCTGTGCGACGGTTGCGCGCGCTGCTGTCTGGAAAAGCTGGAAGACGAGGACACCGGCAAGATCTATTTCACCCACGTGTCCTGCAGGTTGCTCGACGCAAATCTGTGCGCTTGCCACGATTACGCGAACCGCTCCGCCAAAGTGACCGACTGTGTGCGCCTGACGCCAGAGAATGTTCGGACCTTGAACTGGCTGCCGCCGAGCTGTGCTTACAAGCTGGTCGCGGAGGGAAGGGACCTTTACTGGTGGCATCCGCTGATTTCCGGCGATCCCAATACCGTCCATGAAGCGGGCGTTTCGGTGCGGGGGCGGGTGTTCGGCACGGAGGATGACGTCGACGATGCCGACCTCGAGGATCACATCGTGCGCTGGCCGGCGCTTTTGCCCAAGCGCGCGCGGCTGAAGCGGCGCGCCTGA
- a CDS encoding HK97 family phage prohead protease, translated as MHAPLPSASRVSFTGDGAVEGYASLFGEVDQARDMVMPGAFTQTLQHRGLRRIPMLFQHDPSEPVGIWLELREDMRGLWARGRLIPEVARGRELMALVREGAIDGLSIGYRTVRGRIDPKTRIRRLYQVDLWEVSIVTFPLLAGARVHAVKGRARPKRFSTSS; from the coding sequence ATGCATGCGCCACTGCCATCCGCTTCGCGCGTTTCGTTCACTGGCGATGGCGCGGTGGAAGGTTACGCCAGCCTGTTCGGCGAGGTCGATCAGGCGCGCGACATGGTGATGCCGGGCGCGTTCACGCAAACGCTGCAGCATCGCGGGTTGCGACGCATTCCGATGCTGTTCCAGCACGACCCGTCCGAACCTGTCGGCATCTGGCTCGAGTTGCGTGAGGACATGCGCGGGCTGTGGGCGAGGGGGCGTCTCATTCCCGAAGTCGCGCGCGGACGCGAACTGATGGCGCTGGTGCGTGAAGGCGCGATCGACGGGCTATCGATCGGCTACCGCACCGTGCGCGGGCGGATCGATCCGAAAACCCGCATCCGCCGTCTCTACCAGGTCGATCTCTGGGAAGTGTCGATCGTCACGTTTCCGCTGCTCGCCGGCGCGCGGGTGCATGCGGTGAAGGGACGTGCGCGGCCCAAACGTTTTTCAACCTCTTCATGA
- a CDS encoding DUF1214 domain-containing protein, which yields MRLIFVLILTMAIATFVGLGLTWNTATRGVEIGTLTIGPWTARPRIGTSEIDPYARATVARSGELPIGAGDGITFRATADNSGKKLDGRCDVIVSGVTPAARFWTLTVYDLKGKLVANGLQRYGFTSQEVVRASDGSFTVHVAPRARAGNWLPTGGVSRYQLLLRLYDTPVGVATRSQKDAPLPSITTAGCS from the coding sequence GTGCGGCTGATTTTCGTGCTGATCCTCACCATGGCGATTGCCACCTTCGTCGGCCTCGGCCTGACGTGGAATACCGCGACACGCGGCGTCGAGATCGGCACGCTGACCATCGGCCCGTGGACGGCGCGTCCGCGCATCGGCACCAGCGAGATCGACCCTTATGCGCGCGCGACGGTCGCCCGCAGCGGCGAACTGCCGATCGGCGCGGGTGATGGCATCACCTTCCGCGCCACGGCCGACAATTCCGGCAAGAAACTCGACGGCCGCTGCGACGTGATCGTCTCGGGCGTCACGCCCGCGGCCCGGTTCTGGACGCTGACGGTCTACGACCTTAAGGGCAAGCTCGTCGCCAACGGGCTGCAGCGTTACGGCTTCACCAGCCAGGAAGTGGTGCGTGCATCCGACGGCTCCTTCACCGTGCACGTCGCGCCGCGGGCGCGCGCCGGCAACTGGCTGCCGACCGGCGGCGTCAGCCGCTACCAGCTTCTGCTGCGGCTCTACGATACGCCTGTCGGCGTCGCGACGCGCTCGCAGAAGGATGCGCCGCTGCCCTCCATCACGACGGCGGGGTGCTCATGA
- a CDS encoding DNA-packaging protein has product MNLSPTQRLHILARLNSDELDAIASDWKLFAHSHQWPPEFAANGKPWTTWLMIGGRGAGKTRAGAEWIRAQALGLPPLAMEPARQIALVGETEHDVREVMIEGVSGLLAVHRRDERPVWLPSRKRLEWCNGAVAYAFSAEDPESLRGPQFSCAWSDELAKWRYADAAFDMLQFGLRLGAQPRQLITTTPRPTALIKRLLKDETCVTTRAATKANALHLAPTFLKNVMARYAGTRLGRQELDGELIEDRTDALWTRSVIEQGRVSEAPPLQRIVVAVDPPATSGKRADSCGIVAAGITGEGALYVLADDTLAQAAPKIWSARAIALWRRLEADALVVEVNQGGEMVRDVIAQADPDVPVLSVRAHRGKWLRAEPIATLYEQRRVRHVGLFAALEDEMCDFAPTGLSSGRSPDRLDALVWALTSLTHGARGQPRMRSF; this is encoded by the coding sequence ATGAACTTGTCGCCGACGCAAAGGCTGCACATCCTGGCGAGGCTGAATAGTGACGAACTCGACGCCATCGCCTCCGACTGGAAACTGTTCGCGCATTCGCATCAATGGCCGCCGGAATTTGCTGCCAATGGCAAGCCCTGGACGACGTGGCTGATGATCGGCGGCCGCGGCGCGGGCAAGACGCGCGCGGGCGCGGAGTGGATTCGCGCGCAGGCTTTAGGATTGCCGCCGCTGGCGATGGAGCCAGCCAGACAAATCGCGCTGGTCGGCGAGACGGAACACGATGTCCGTGAGGTGATGATCGAGGGGGTCTCGGGATTGCTCGCGGTGCATCGCCGCGACGAGCGGCCGGTGTGGCTGCCTTCTCGTAAAAGATTGGAATGGTGCAATGGCGCGGTGGCCTATGCGTTCTCGGCGGAAGATCCCGAGAGCCTGCGCGGCCCGCAATTTTCCTGCGCGTGGTCGGACGAACTGGCGAAATGGCGATATGCCGACGCGGCTTTCGATATGCTGCAGTTCGGCCTGCGCCTCGGTGCGCAGCCGCGACAGTTGATCACCACGACGCCGCGCCCGACCGCGCTCATCAAGCGTTTGCTGAAGGACGAGACTTGCGTGACGACCCGCGCGGCGACGAAAGCCAATGCGCTGCATCTCGCGCCGACGTTTCTGAAGAATGTGATGGCACGCTACGCCGGCACGCGCCTCGGGCGGCAGGAGCTCGACGGTGAGCTGATCGAGGACCGCACGGATGCATTGTGGACTCGCTCAGTCATCGAGCAAGGCCGCGTGAGCGAAGCGCCGCCGTTGCAACGCATCGTCGTGGCGGTCGATCCGCCAGCGACCTCGGGCAAGCGTGCTGATTCCTGCGGCATCGTCGCGGCGGGCATCACGGGCGAGGGCGCGCTTTACGTTCTTGCCGACGACACGCTGGCGCAGGCCGCGCCAAAAATCTGGTCCGCGAGGGCGATCGCGCTGTGGCGCAGGCTGGAAGCCGACGCACTGGTGGTGGAAGTCAACCAGGGTGGCGAGATGGTGCGCGATGTCATCGCGCAGGCCGATCCCGACGTGCCGGTGCTTTCGGTGCGCGCGCATCGCGGCAAGTGGCTGCGGGCCGAACCAATCGCCACGCTCTACGAGCAAAGGCGGGTGAGGCACGTGGGCCTGTTCGCCGCGCTGGAAGACGAGATGTGCGACTTCGCGCCGACGGGATTGTCGTCGGGCCGCTCGCCGGATCGGCTCGACGCGCTGGTGTGGGCGCTGACGTCGTTGACGCACGGCGCGCGTGGTCAGCCGCGGATGCGGAGTTTCTGA
- a CDS encoding MDR family MFS transporter, with product MSKIQRPELEMQGEPLAPDDLAAITGEAIRIEDSEPAFRASLPHSEALPIVLSLLCNLFLTALDQTIVATALPTIGAQFHDVSNLSWVITAYLLSSTAVAPVYGALADIYGRRTMLMVANILFLVGSVLCALSPNLLTLILARGLQGLGGGGLLPLVQTLIADVVTPRDRGRYQGYISMVWVTAGIGGPVLGGVFAQHLHWSMIFWINLPIGVGSLMLLLPRLRKIPDYHRRRKLDWAGGLLLMVSAVIFLLALTWGGHKFAWLSPTILAMMGSAAVLMAAFVVHARTTDEPFLPLPLISGSVVPYSMVAGGCAMGAMIAMIVHLPIYYESVYRLSASEAGIALIPLVAVSVLGAWSAGQFMAVTGRYKWAAVGGASIATGCLLLMALLAGSSLWVVLTLLAVLALGIGTCFPVSVVSIQNAVPRSQVGTATGAMNFFRALMSSFAVAMFTAILLAAVGQDIPIGEGATGAHSVASGDMITGFRFVFLAAAVLMAISAVLFALMEERPLAGGKPSPTTTMAE from the coding sequence ATGAGCAAAATCCAACGACCGGAACTTGAGATGCAGGGCGAACCGCTGGCGCCGGACGATCTGGCCGCCATCACGGGCGAGGCCATCCGGATCGAGGATTCCGAGCCCGCCTTCCGCGCATCGCTGCCGCACAGCGAAGCTCTGCCGATCGTGCTGAGCCTGTTGTGCAACCTGTTCCTGACCGCGCTCGACCAGACCATCGTCGCGACGGCGCTGCCGACCATCGGCGCGCAATTCCACGACGTGTCGAACCTGTCGTGGGTCATCACCGCCTATCTGTTGTCTTCGACGGCAGTGGCCCCGGTCTATGGCGCGCTGGCCGACATCTATGGCCGCCGCACCATGCTGATGGTGGCGAACATCCTGTTTCTGGTCGGCTCCGTGCTGTGTGCGCTGTCGCCGAACCTGCTGACGCTCATTCTCGCGCGGGGCCTGCAAGGTCTGGGTGGCGGCGGCCTTCTGCCGCTGGTGCAGACGCTGATCGCCGACGTGGTGACGCCGCGCGACCGCGGCCGCTATCAGGGCTATATCAGCATGGTGTGGGTGACGGCGGGCATCGGTGGCCCCGTCCTCGGTGGCGTGTTCGCGCAGCATCTGCACTGGTCGATGATCTTCTGGATCAACCTGCCGATCGGCGTCGGATCGCTGATGTTGTTGCTGCCCCGGCTGCGCAAAATTCCCGACTATCACCGTCGCCGCAAGCTCGACTGGGCGGGTGGCCTTCTGCTGATGGTGTCCGCCGTGATCTTCCTGCTGGCGCTGACCTGGGGCGGCCACAAGTTCGCGTGGCTGTCGCCGACGATCCTTGCCATGATGGGATCGGCTGCCGTGCTGATGGCAGCATTCGTGGTTCATGCGCGCACGACGGACGAGCCGTTCCTGCCGCTGCCGCTGATCAGCGGTTCGGTGGTGCCGTACTCGATGGTCGCTGGCGGCTGCGCGATGGGGGCGATGATCGCGATGATCGTTCACCTGCCGATCTATTACGAATCCGTCTATCGACTGAGCGCCAGCGAAGCAGGCATCGCACTGATCCCGCTGGTCGCGGTGTCGGTGCTGGGCGCATGGAGCGCGGGACAGTTCATGGCGGTGACCGGGCGCTACAAGTGGGCTGCAGTCGGCGGCGCGTCCATCGCCACAGGCTGTCTGTTGCTGATGGCGTTGCTGGCGGGATCGTCGCTCTGGGTGGTGCTGACCCTGCTTGCCGTTCTCGCGCTGGGAATCGGTACCTGTTTCCCGGTGAGCGTGGTGTCGATCCAGAATGCGGTGCCGCGTTCGCAGGTCGGGACTGCTACGGGCGCGATGAATTTCTTCCGTGCGCTGATGTCGTCCTTCGCGGTGGCGATGTTTACCGCGATCCTGCTCGCGGCCGTCGGACAGGATATTCCAATCGGTGAAGGAGCCACCGGCGCTCACAGCGTGGCGTCCGGCGATATGATCACTGGCTTCCGCTTCGTATTTCTCGCGGCGGCGGTTCTGATGGCGATATCCGCTGTGCTGTTCGCCTTGATGGAAGAACGCCCACTGGCGGGCGGCAAGCCGTCACCCACGACGACGATGGCCGAGTAG